The following are encoded together in the Methanosarcina flavescens genome:
- the nudC gene encoding NAD(+) diphosphatase, with amino-acid sequence MTSKKRENPAFPEFVIGVEPPADRAEKALWFIFRDREILLKLNNNPGAIPRLIDLGELGLSGIREQYLGALDGTHCYSVELPNNAQPPEGMEFMDLRQAYTQMGEKCFALVNKAVQVMEWDRTSQFCSRCGTKTLQKPGERGKECPDCGELFYPRISPAVIVLIRKGHEILLARSPNFPDDMYGLIAGFVEPGESAEAAVAREIREEVGIEVKNITYFGTQAWPFPNSLMIGFTAEYSSGEIQPDGFEIEDARWFPAGDLPVLPGKISIARKLIDHFLKEEGMEV; translated from the coding sequence ATGACTTCAAAAAAAAGAGAAAATCCTGCTTTCCCGGAATTTGTCATAGGTGTAGAGCCGCCAGCCGATAGGGCCGAAAAAGCGCTCTGGTTTATTTTCCGGGACCGTGAGATTCTCCTCAAGCTTAATAATAATCCCGGAGCAATTCCAAGGCTGATTGACCTGGGAGAGCTTGGGCTTTCAGGTATCAGGGAACAGTATCTCGGAGCCCTTGATGGAACACACTGCTATTCCGTGGAGCTTCCAAATAACGCGCAGCCTCCTGAAGGAATGGAATTTATGGATCTCAGGCAGGCATATACACAAATGGGTGAAAAGTGTTTTGCGCTTGTTAATAAAGCCGTTCAGGTCATGGAATGGGACAGGACGAGCCAGTTTTGCAGCAGATGCGGGACAAAAACCCTGCAAAAGCCCGGAGAGAGGGGAAAAGAATGCCCTGATTGCGGAGAGCTTTTCTATCCCAGAATATCGCCTGCCGTTATCGTGCTTATCCGGAAAGGGCATGAAATTTTACTTGCCAGGTCTCCAAACTTCCCAGATGACATGTATGGTTTGATAGCCGGCTTTGTTGAGCCCGGAGAGTCTGCTGAAGCTGCGGTTGCCAGAGAAATCAGGGAAGAAGTGGGAATTGAGGTTAAAAATATTACTTACTTCGGAACACAGGCATGGCCGTTTCCTAATTCTCTTATGATCGGGTTTACTGCGGAATACAGTTCAGGGGAAATCCAGCCCGATGGGTTTGAAATCGAGGACGCCCGGTGGTTCCCGGCTGGGGATTTGCCAGTATTGCCTGGAAAAATAAGCATTGCAAGAAAGTTGATTGACCATTTTCTTAAAGAAGAAGGGATGGAAGTTTAA
- a CDS encoding VOC family protein, with the protein MKVKYATIIVEDMDESIKFYTEVMGLKIDSQHNPQPGVTITLLKGEGDAMIELIMNTEHETGLFSVGMDVEDINTTVEELKSKGAKITMEPTPITVGTLAFLEDPNGVKIALIQHH; encoded by the coding sequence ATGAAAGTTAAATACGCTACCATCATAGTTGAGGATATGGATGAATCGATTAAATTTTACACGGAAGTTATGGGACTTAAAATAGATAGCCAGCACAACCCTCAACCTGGAGTAACAATCACATTATTGAAAGGGGAAGGGGATGCTATGATAGAGCTTATAATGAATACAGAACATGAAACTGGCCTGTTTTCGGTAGGAATGGATGTTGAAGACATAAACACTACAGTGGAAGAACTCAAATCCAAAGGTGCCAAAATCACAATGGAACCCACACCAATAACAGTTGGAACCCTTGCCTTCTTAGAAGACCCAAACGGAGTCAAAATAGCACTAATTCAACATCACTGA
- a CDS encoding type II toxin-antitoxin system RelE family toxin gives MYFLKIRSELDSKFEKLAKKNKKQLEIILDKANEILEYPHRYKNLKAPMNHLKRVHIDKHFVLVFSIDEESKTITLEDYDHHDKIF, from the coding sequence ATGTATTTTTTGAAAATCAGATCGGAACTTGATAGTAAATTTGAAAAATTAGCAAAAAAGAATAAAAAACAACTTGAAATTATTTTAGATAAAGCAAATGAGATCCTGGAATATCCACATCGATACAAGAATTTAAAAGCTCCGATGAACCATTTAAAAAGAGTGCATATCGATAAGCATTTTGTTTTGGTTTTTTCTATTGATGAGGAATCAAAGACTATAACCCTGGAAGATTACGACCATCACGATAAAATATTTTGA
- a CDS encoding DUF2683 family protein gives MVQAIINIDERTNRILNIIKAKYGLKDKSAAINKMAEEYEEEILEPELKPEYVEKLKKIVKQEAIEVGTVENLRKRYGL, from the coding sequence ATGGTTCAAGCGATAATAAACATTGATGAGCGCACTAATCGAATTTTGAATATTATCAAGGCCAAATACGGTTTAAAGGACAAAAGTGCTGCTATTAACAAAATGGCTGAAGAGTATGAAGAAGAAATTTTAGAGCCAGAGTTAAAGCCTGAGTACGTTGAGAAACTGAAGAAAATAGTAAAACAGGAAGCTATAGAAGTAGGCACGGTTGAAAACTTAAGGAAACGATATGGTCTTTGA
- a CDS encoding pentapeptide repeat-containing protein codes for MLESRIITAQSDDNFIERMRFENEIISDIDSARMKFESIQFIQCQFNKCDFSKASFYDSVFDNCNFANCIFTGSYWKGSKILTCKGDGSNFSKSHMKETSLVDSSFRYANFSSSVLENCALHGCNFMEALLSEIRLKKPKLKEVNFTGADFFKTSLKDIDLSDCIIDGMIVSDTRNELRGAIVNAWQATELAARFLGIKII; via the coding sequence GCTTTGAAAACGAGATTATTTCGGATATCGATAGCGCAAGGATGAAATTTGAATCGATACAGTTTATACAATGCCAGTTCAACAAATGTGATTTTTCAAAAGCCAGCTTTTACGATTCGGTGTTTGATAACTGCAATTTTGCAAATTGCATTTTTACGGGGAGCTACTGGAAAGGCTCCAAAATTTTAACGTGCAAGGGCGATGGCAGCAACTTCAGCAAGAGCCATATGAAAGAAACCTCTCTAGTGGATAGTTCGTTTCGATATGCAAATTTTTCAAGTTCTGTACTGGAGAACTGTGCCCTTCATGGCTGCAACTTCATGGAAGCCTTATTATCCGAGATTCGGTTAAAGAAGCCCAAGCTGAAAGAGGTTAATTTCACAGGAGCAGACTTCTTTAAAACTTCACTCAAAGACATCGACTTATCGGATTGTATCATTGACGGGATGATAGTATCCGATACACGCAACGAACTCAGAGGGGCTATAGTTAATGCTTGGCAAGCAACAGAACTTGCTGCGAGGTTCCTGGGAATCAAAATTATCTGA